The genomic window CAAGGAAAATTATTGTAGTGACCAttgtagtaataaaaaattcaaaattttaagtaGTAACCATGAAGGAAAAATGTACATTGAAAAGGACAATacactttttatatatgacaaTAAAAGTAAGAGAGTGGTTAGAATTGTATATATGGAGGATACAATACAAAAAGACAGTGATAACGACAGGGATAGCCATAATGAAATGTCTAGTAAGAGAAATGCAATGTGTAATGCCGCAAAAAACGGTAAGCACAATGCCACCGTAAATGTCAGGAGGAAAATGGACGAAGGGAGAAAGACCCCCTTGATGTACGATTTTGAGAAGGATGAAGAGAATGTTGAAATTGTAAATTCGCTAGCCCATATATACAGCTCAACtaacaagaaaaatatgCTACTATATCAAATCAACGAGTTGAGAATGGCAAACAATAAGCTAAAAAACGGTTATACCAGTGACAGTGCTACCAATTGGTGTAGTGGAAAGGAGGACATGGAATATGgagaaataatatacaacAAATTTGCAAATACGATAAGAGTCAACTCGTTgcagaataaatatataaaattgttcataaatagtaatgtatataaatacttcTATAATTTAGATCATTACAATTTATTCATATCGATAAATCAATACGGAATACTAAAAGACATCAGTGTAAGGCATAAGTTAAGGTGCATCAGTGGTAGTAGCACCACTGGCGGTAGTTACAATTGTAGTCATGCTAGTAGTGGTAGTAGTAATATTACCATAATTAAAGGGAACAAACAATGTAACATTGTTAGAGACAATTTTAGGAGAATATCTTActatttcaataaaaaaaaaaaaaatacaaaaaaaaaatacgacGAATTTGAAAAAGCTCTAGATAACTTAGATgaagaatatttatatagtttATTTGTAACTAATACTATACCTAAGGAAAAAACCGATTTTGTCAAGTCgaattattacattataaaatCGATGCTAAAAAAGAACCAAGTTATACACCCTAATACACCTGTTGGTTTGTTTAAAGGAGAAAATGTATACTTAAAAGAAAATCTTTACAACTTAATGAGAAGagaatatttagaaaataaaaattacttcaTCAGTGATAGTGAACAGCCTTTAAGTTATGAATatgatgaatataataaaataacagtACCGCTATATGCAGAGTTTCaactgaaaaaaagaaaagtcaTGATAAAAGATAgtagtatatttttagaCACAGAGAAAGAAGGGGATCCTGCACCAAGTGATGCTGCAATGTGTATACAGGAAAGGGAAAGAGGGGGTAAACATGTACACAGTGTGAACAAGGAGGAGAGCAAGAATATGGATGATTATGAAGATGATTATAAGaatgataatgatgatgCCTTTGATTACATCTACGACAAGAAGAACAAATTGCACATGTTAAAGACAAAACTATTTGCACATCTGAAaccaaataatattattgaaCTTAATACAAAGGATGTGTGCATTTACAACATCAAGTTAAAAATACTTGTCAAACATATTAGGGGAATCATtccatataaaattatatataataattcatatttttttaataaatttcgAAAAAGACAAAATGCACCAACAGATGctgataaaataattattaaaaaaaaaaatctattgtcctttcaaaatttatatataccacaaaaaaaaacacaagatgaattcttaataaatgaaaaatcaaaacaaattaaaaatctGTGGAAAGTTTTATGCAAAAGTATTATGTATGAGCAAGCAAATAAGCACTCTACCCTACAAAGGACCAAGGCAAGGCGCATTTACAAAATGAAGGAGTTTAACACCGATGTAGATTGCTACTTCCGAATATAAGCAGTgctgcaaaaaaaaaaaaaaaaaaaaaaaaaaaaaatctgcATGTGCATCCATGAGCAGGTGTACAGAAACATATTCATAACACATGACAGCAAAACGTCTGTGAGTGATAATTTCAAGGGAGGTCACGCCTACACGTGTGCATGTTTATTAAATACGTgttcatttaatttgttttgttttgttttattttgttttattttgttttattttgttttattttgttttattttgttttattttgttttattttgttttattttgttttattttgttttattttattttatttattttttttttttttttggctaaccaatttttaaaactatAAAATTGAATTTTCCTGTTCTATGTATGCCCAGCGCACATAATAGAGACAAATGGGCGAGCAAAAAAACGTATACTCTACTACAATTACGTTGACGCGGGTACATTAACGCAGTTATTGCTATATTGCTAACACGccatataaacatatgtacGCACATGCTCTTAACACTACTTGAGCATGTTGTGGAACAACGAAAGAGTTATTGTTACGGCCTCCTCAGTTCTTATTGTCCTGGATGTTTGATAGGGACACGTGTTAATAAACATGtcaaattttttcaaaattttatttaagatCCTACTTTTCTTCTCTCCACTGtagctcttttttttctcttcttctttttccttgATCAGCAAATCTTCCAATCCATCTCTGTTTCCGAACACAATGAGGATGGAGCTGCGGAGTCCAAAATagaagaaatggaaaaatgcatgaaatgtaaaatgcaaaaatgagATTAAATGGGtggtatatatacatgggTGGTGGAAAACAATCCAAACAAACGAATGGCGCGCCGCTCAGAggacaataaaaataagacgTTATATGTCCGTTTTATGTTATAACATTTAAGTACATACCTAAAGTTTTTTAATGAAGAGAGCACATCATCCATGACCCGCCCCCTTTCCGAGGTACCTACGATACAGTCAACTtgcaaattaaaaatatcactcaaactttttaaaatttctatcGAATATCCCCAATATACATTATACTGCTTTGGTATAGTCGGATGTATTACCTTTGCTGTGAATAAAACtttcgaatttttttttcgaaaaattTCAAAAGATTGTGCATCAAATAAAACAGTAACTCGTGTTCCTATGTCTATACAAGAAACATTTTCAATTAACGCATTTGAAAATAGACCTACATCAACTATAATACCattagatattttttttacaaccACTCCTTCTCTAAATGGAAGCCATTCATCGCTTCTTAAATGATGAGGAGCATCTACTGCGTTCATAATTCCTGagtgttttaaaaaatgtgttaTTGGAAATAAGTGCTTTCTTAAATACTGTGGAGTTTCtaaatattgtaaattataatgCAGGTATTTGCACAGGTAGGAATATTccgatttttcttttttctctgtTTGCGGGTTAAAGCATTCCCTATTTGCAACCCATGTTCCGTTTCTGCTATTCGTACTAACGATATTATCACTAATACTACTACTTCTCTTACTGCTTCTCTTTCCCTCGTCCCTGTTGCTGCCATCAGCATGCTGATTACACTTGTTGATAtcctcttttttataatagttaTTTTCACTGCTTTTGTAGTTAGTTTGCTTATTTATAAGACGTTCATTTGCTAACTGATCATCGTAGATATACACTTttgaaatagaaaatatggTAAATATTCTTGCCAAATAACTTGATAAATATGATTTTATAACATCGcttctattatttattattgttgaGGGTATGGCTACAAATAACTCTACTTTTAAATTTCTACTAATATTTGGTATTCGCTTTGATATGAATTCGTTTATATCTTCATTaagattattttttgtttcttctaAATTATTCGTATGTACGAATTCTACATCGTTCATTTGTGCATTCGTAGGAACGTCAACATGCTTGGCTTTACCCTCCGTCCTTTTGTCATACCTTCctttctttacttttttttttattttttcaatacactttttatcctttttccctttttcctTCATGATTGAAACTTTTCATGTTTTGTATTCACCGGGGAATATGCGCATACgtgcgtacatacatatacataatatatattttttgtttgtttgtttgttattgtataaattattataaactCATTCACATGACTTTTTACGAATCACTGCTACTGCCGCTTTTGTTTCTTGGGCTTCTAtacttcttcttcttcttcttcctcttttttttttttttttttttttttattctgttcCTCTTTTTCTTCCTCGTATTtgcaattaaaaaatatcttaACAGAAAAAAGGTCCATCTGTTtctaccaaaaaaaaaaaaaaagaaaaaaaagtatatactttttttaatcttgattgaacatttttatctacatatgtatgaaagagaaaaaaaaaaaaaagaaaaagaaaatgtacatatacataaactgTAGGTAactgtaaataaataatacctGCATGTAGTGTTGTTACAAATTTATTAGCTTCAAGAGAAAACGTTTGAAATTCATACATTCCGAaatattactaatttttGTATGCCGCCTTGTTTGTGCAGcatgtttgtatatacatacatatatatatatatatatatatatatatgattgaCGAGTGTTTTTGAAGTcatctcttttattttaccatTTGTTATCATGTTATTTGAATTCTTTCAATTgcaattttgtatttttgtatttttttttttttttttggtttgcATGCGGCTCTCACACACAGTGCAAATGTTTTCACGccgaataataaaaatgagaaaaaagaatactCCGCATGAGCATACagaatgtacatatatatatatatatatatatatatatatatatatatatatatatgtaagtacatgtatacatacctatatgaatgtattatttaagtaTACACTTCCCGCATAGTCAAAATTAAAGCGAAGAATTGCCCCATTTGTCATATAATAAATCAGCAATTACATATCCAtacatatgcttatatatatatatatatacatgtatatatgtatatatgtatgtataaacgCATAAAGGGCACATTTTTGTGGAAGTATTACCATTTTAgcaagaataaaaaaaaaaaaaaaaatataaaaagaggaaaaaaggTACATGTAGAATTCTATTATGACATTCTCCAATTAGTCCAAGGAAAACTTGAAATATCATAAAAGGTAGAGCAACAGGAAGTATAAGaagcaaatatattataaaagtaagaggaatattttaatttataactGAGTTCACACTGCTGTAATAAAATTGACATTGCTTTTTTgtgcataatatattattttattttaccttaaCTTATTATTCTCCACCTTTTTTAACTCCTTTTTTGCCCCATTTTAGCAGTTgtcttcaaaaaaatatgaagtaCAAAATGGAGGAGGCATCATCAAAAGAGGACGAGTAAACGATAAGAACGAACAAAGCAGCGTACGATTGCCAATAGTATATTCGTGGTATGTATGAAGCCTTTCTACATTTAGACAATTATTCTTGTTTACACACAAGTTTTGAAATTTTATGCACGCAGGAGCTACTTAAAGCTAATTAAATTCTCGAATAATGTtgagcaaaaaaataatgaagaaattGAAATTTTAGAAGTTTGCATGGAAAAATCTATTAACTTAAACATATTTGAAtcttttgtaaatataaaagaactatatttagtaaaaaataatatcacTGATATAACTCCTCTTTTTAAATGCACGAAATTGACCGTATTATTTTtgcaaattaataaaataaggagTATTCTaggtaaaagaaaaaaaaaaaaaaaaaattaaaccgTTGGTACTAACCTCATATTAGCTAGCTGGTATGTAATACTTtaacacataaaaaaaaaaaaaaaaaagtaccaATACGAGATTGAGCTAAACACTAGGAACACGTTGTAATGAAGAAGCCACTGTAGCATTGTCCCTAAATTGTTATGTTGCATTCCGAAAAACTTTTTAACACGTTTCTTTCTCTccatttttttgtgttttccATTCGATAACTCGTCAGGAATAGAAAAGTTAAGAAGGCTTGAGAAATTAAGCTTGTTTAACAACGAATTAACTGAgcaatttataaaaattgacgaaaataaaaatttagaatatatagatttgagcgataataatatagaaaatatagatTTTTTCCTGAACACCAAATCTTTTACACACATCAATTTAGCTAAcaacaatataaaaagtatacaCTCCTTGAAGAATAATTTCAACTTGCATTATTTAAACATAAGTGGAAACAAGTTAGGGCATTCTGTTACTTTCGCTTGAacttgttcctttttttcatctgTGCCTACAGCTTACATGTTAACTGCATACACGTGAACAACATACACGTGAACAACATACACGTGAACAACATACACGTGAACTACTTACACATTAACTGCTTAAATATCAACTGCTTACACTTAATTGAATTacattttaacaaatttttccttttttttttttttttccaagaTTTGAAAAATTCGAAGATGTTGAGGCACTTCATTAtctaaaaaatatcaaagaACTATACTTAAGCTCAATATactatagtaataaaaatattagtataaattttagcaaaaatattgataaaaatgtaaaaaaggcACTGTATTATTTGCACACACAAttatgtgcacatatatgaGGATACACTTGTaaaatacttataataatttttaaagggAGTAATGTATTGGTGAAGAGCATACTGTACaaacatttcttttttaataattttcctaATTTACAAGTaaggaaattatattttttgaatgatGTTTGGCTTTCCACACATATGATAAAATTGTTTTCATAGTCATGAAGGAAGAAGTGTGGATGTTTATATATCTCTACGTGTGAGCATATCTCTACGTGTGTGCGTAtctatatgtacatgtgtatcTGTGggtgtaaaaatatatatatctacatGTTTCCACTTACGGGCATGTTTACCGGTACGTGCAAGATTTTAGACCACGAAAGAATTGGAAACAACAGCAGAAAATTAACTGTTAGAGATATGGATATTCTAAGGAGTATAATCGACTTCAAAATAAACTTTGTGGAGGAAAAATacaagaaagaaaaatactacattttatttattaataacaagaatgtatcatatataaatgagaCTCTAAAgccatttcatttttactaCAATATGGAAGAATTTTCCCTCAACaatgtaaaattttgttcttatttttattttgcctGACTGCCTGAACAGTGTATGTAAATCTTATGTAAACACGCAACTTCAAATTTTCAAATCGTTACATTGtcgtataattttttttttttttttttcatcttagAATGAGAATATGCAGCTGGGCTCTATGTCTGAGTTAAAGCaggaaataaattttctacTCAGTGCGTACACTGCTAGgtgggggaaaaaaaaaatattcgtatacatacacaccAAGAATATAGCAAATACCAATACAGCAAAGGATAATACAGCATACACGAATACAACGGATACTTATATATAGTTGTGTACGgagaaacatatatatatgaaactTTGTTTGGTGAACAGGTTTAACTACATAATGCGCAGGCTAAAAGAGGAAAGAAAtctacaaataaaatatattagaacgTCCATAAATTCGTACTTcaacatttttttcaaagcTATAAATATGGAACACGAAGAGTAAGCTTTGCACTAATAGTAGTTGATGTTGTGAGAGTTTGTGCATGCGGTACGTGTAATCGTACTTTGGAATGCTATAGGCGCAGCCGTATTTTGATATACTATAGGTGTAGCCGTATGTTGGCATGATATAGGTACAATCGCATTTTGTTATGCTATAGGTGTAGCCGTATTTTGGCATGCTCCAAGTAGAGTCGCATTTGTACATGCGGTATTTGCATccatatttatgaatatatgcacataataCATCCGCGAAGAAATGTATGTGTATCTTTCCCTTGTCAGCTACAAAAAGATTGAAGATTtgattaaattaaatttcagTTCAGAATCTTTGAAAACTTATTTTGTagataacataaaaattgaaaatataataaaagtaaaaaaactGAGTCATGGGAATCTGGACACATTAATgtaacactttttttttttatttttttctcaccatctcttttattttgctagCATTTCTCCCGTATCCTTTCACACCTGCAAACGCATCTCATTTGGGCAGTTATGTTTAACATGTCGTTCGAACAGTTACTATGAAAAGTTAATACTAACAGTTATCATGAGCAGTTAATTTGAACTGTTAATATTTGCTTTTcccttaatatatttcttcttcttaagtatagatatatttatatatgcacatatatatatatgcacatatatatatatgcacactcGCAGAGAAGAGCACTTGAACAGCTTAATTTATGAGAAAAATTTGCTGTTTCTACACCCATACAACTAGTAATGCTAAAGcaatataaaagatatgaACACAGAGAAAAGATACCCACACACATTGTTATGTCTACACAGTGCATAGGTTAATGTATGACCGAACACATGCACATAGGCCACAGGACTTACTTACCCATCTCCAATTTACCCATTTCAGCTGTAAAATCAATGAGTTCTTTGAATTTGACGACAAGGAGCAAAGAACTGatgattttgaaaaaaaaaaattttttgaaaaaaattatatctgTTCCTGTTACAACAttaatcatattttaaaaactttGATAAGGTAAAAATCATGGAAAACATGTTACCAATATAGTAGCGCTTGATCTATGTACATTACTTGCAATGGACGACATAAAGGCTATCCCCCTTTCTTCTTCCTCTCTTCATTTCTTTCCATTTCCCTTGTGCACTTTTATCCTACAGATTGTTTCTGGAGAATGATATGAAGGATGACTTAGTGCATCTTATATActacaaaaacaaaaataaagaaaattttttaaatataaaaaataatatagacataaaaaagaaaattgtaAGAGGTAAAAAATTTGATTTCCCTGTATTTCCTATATATGttattgaaaattatttctttccCGACGAGTATAAAGAAGTTACTGCTTACAGCACACAAAATAGCAGCAAAGCGACAAATAGGGGAAAGGAAAAGAGGGAAGTGCGAAAGATGGAAGGAGTAGAAGTGGAAGAAGCAGAAGTAGACGAAATGAATGAAGCAGATGAAGCAGCAGCGGATGAAGCAGAATTGGGGAACGCgaaaaagaagaaggaaacaaaatttaaaatttactaCACGTTACCAAAACATACCAATTTAAAATACATCATAAACGTAAGTGTTCTGAATAAaagcaaagaaaaaaattgcgAGAGGAGTGATACAAGTAAGATAAGAAGTAATCCTATAggaaataaaggaaaaaatataaaaagaaaaaaagataattttttaaattatacaaGTAAAAGTGAAACCagtacaaatataatttgcCCTAGTGAAAAGATAATTAAAGAAGACTTccttcatttcattttagaCTTTGATTCCATAAACCTTTTTAATGTAaccaaatattttattaagttaAGTAAAGTAATATGtgaaataaggaaaaatatatcatctCTCCTTTTGTCTCgatataataaagtaaagGTCTTACAACTGCATGACAATgataataaacattttaatgaaaattttgaaataaatacGTACGAAGATTTAGAAACGTTACTGAAAAAGAGGAACAATGAATTAGTTTATTCGAATGAGGGGGGCTCCTCAACGGAAAAGAGCCTTTTCCATCTTGACGGGATACAAAAAGGGGGGAACACCACGAGCAGCAAGTGCGAGACGAACTATATGAGCAGTCATAACAGCACAAACGACATGAACGATTCTAACAACTCAGGAAACATGAACAATATGAACTCTCTGGATGTTCATAACTGTCAGTACAACGGAAACTCCCTACATCTGAACAACCTTCACATAAGCAAAATGAGCTTAAAAGCTCTACATAATAACTGCACCAATTTAAaagagatatatataaaaaataataatataagtaaCCTAAATACGTTTTTCCAGTGCATTGAATATGATTTGGACTCATTACTATATCTAGATCTATCTTTTAATTGCATCTCGGATTTGACTcctatatatacaaaatttaagaacttaaaatatttcaatatttcatttaattatatttatgattaCAAACAAATAATGAATTTTAGTGTACACCATAAACATATTGAGGTTTTATCAATTATGAACAATTCTATCTATATAAAACAGACACATTATTCAAGCATCCACCTTCTCTTTCCTtgtataaaaacatttaatgGAGTAATCATAACATCAAAAGAGAAGTTTAGTCTTAGTGACTACACCTTTGTCACACCCAGAGGAGAGTATTATTTTGATGACGATTTCTTGAATACTCGTAAGGACTTCCACCGCTTCTGCATTGTGATAAGTGTTATACAGTCAGTGATAGTAGTATATGTAACTAGCTGTAAGGGGTACATGGTTTCCATTGCCCTAGTAGGGTGTATATGgttaatttatgttttccAGATTCAAACATAGACGATGAAAAGTAATGTGCACTTGTGTTCTCTATAATGTTATCTGATTTTTACTTAGAACATAGGTTTTCATATTCTTTCCCCCTCCTCAGATGATGCATGGAATAGAAAGATGAAGGAAATGGAGGAAATGGAGgaaattaagaaaatgaaTAACGCAAATGGCGCTAATAACTCGTTAGATGGCTGCCCACCTAACGTGTGCaaagaaataaaatcaaGAACCTACCAGTGGTACGTGAACGAAATAAACTTATCTGATTTGTATGTAGTGCATTTGAACTTCTTTGATTTTTCtgcatttaaaaatttgaaaatactTAACTTGTCAAATAATGGGATAGTAAATATGAGTAACTTAAAATTACCCAAAGGGCTGAAAGttttgaatttaaaaaataataaaatatcatgCTTAGATTTTTTAACAGATGAATTAGAATTAGAAAAGATCATACTAGACAATAATGACTTAAAAAATGCT from Plasmodium malariae genome assembly, chromosome: 13 includes these protein-coding regions:
- the PmUG01_13027800 gene encoding RNA methyltransferase, putative, with the translated sequence MKEKGKKDKKCIEKIKKKVKKGRYDKRTEGKAKHVDVPTNAQMNDVEFVHTNNLEETKNNLNEDINEFISKRIPNISRNLKVELFVAIPSTIINNRSDVIKSYLSSYLARIFTIFSISKVYIYDDQLANERLINKQTNYKSSENNYYKKEDINKCNQHADGSNRDEGKRSSKRSSSISDNIVSTNSRNGTWVANRECFNPQTEKKEKSEYSYLCKYLHYNLQYLETPQYLRKHLFPITHFLKHSGIMNAVDAPHHLRSDEWLPFREGVVVKKISNGIIVDVGLFSNALIENVSCIDIGTRVTVLFDAQSFEIFRKKNSKVLFTAKVIHPTIPKQYNVYWGYSIEILKSLSDIFNLQVDCIVGTSERGRVMDDVLSSLKNFSSILIVFGNRDGLEDLLIKEKEEEKKKSYSGEKKSRILNKILKKFDMFINTCPYQTSRTIRTEEAVTITLSLFHNMLK
- the LRR5 gene encoding leucine-rich repeat protein; this translates as MEEASSKEDESYLKLIKFSNNVEQKNNEEIEILEVCMEKSINLNIFESFVNIKELYLVKNNITDITPLFKCTKLTVLFLQINKIRSILGIEKLRRLEKLSLFNNELTEQFIKIDENKNLEYIDLSDNNIENIDFFLNTKSFTHINLANNNIKSIHSLKNNFNLHYLNISGNKFEKFEDVEALHYLKNIKELYLSSIYYRSNVLVKSILYKHFFFNNFPNLQILDHERIGNNSRKLTVRDMDILRSIIDFKINFVEEKYKKEKYYILFINNKNVSYINETLKPFHFYYNMEEFSLNNNENMQLGSMSELKQEINFLLSAYTARFNYIMRRLKEERNLQIKYIRTSINSYFNIFFKAINMEHEDYKKIEDLIKLNFSSESLKTYFVDNIKIENIIKVKKLSHGNLDTLIEEHLNSLIYEKNLLFLHPYNYCKINEFFEFDDKEQRTDDFEKKKFFEKNYICSCYNINHILKTLIRLFLENDMKDDLVHLIYYKNKNKENFLNIKNNIDIKKKIVRGKKFDFPVFPIYVIENYFFPDEYKEVTAYSTQNSSKATNRGKEKREVRKMEGVEVEEAEVDEMNEADEAAADEAELGNAKKKKETKFKIYYTLPKHTNLKYIINVSVLNKSKEKNCERSDTSKIRSNPIGNKGKNIKRKKDNFLNYTSKSETSTNIICPSEKIIKEDFLHFILDFDSINLFNVTKYFIKLSKVICEIRKNISSLLLSRYNKVKVLQLHDNDNKHFNENFEINTYEDLETLLKKRNNELVYSNEGGSSTEKSLFHLDGIQKGGNTTSSKCETNYMSSHNSTNDMNDSNNSGNMNNMNSLDVHNCQYNGNSLHLNNLHISKMSLKALHNNCTNLKEIYIKNNNISNLNTFFQCIEYDLDSLLYLDLSFNCISDLTPIYTKFKNLKYFNISFNYIYDYKQIMNFSVHHKHIEVLSIMNNSIYIKQTHYSSIHLLFPCIKTFNGVIITSKEKFSLSDYTFVTPRGEYYFDDDFLNTRKDFHRFCIVISVIQSVIVVYVTSYDAWNRKMKEMEEMEEIKKMNNANGANNSLDGCPPNVCKEIKSRTYQWYVNEINLSDLYVVHLNFFDFSAFKNLKILNLSNNGIVNMSNLKLPKGLKVLNLKNNKISCLDFLTDELELEKIILDNNDLKNADKICLLKNLKILRCSYNKLTNIPLLQNLHLVEINMHNNLIKDITHLVLFKYKKSVISINLYNNKINFLNLDLYLVHIFPNLLILNNSYIERKENIEKYFKNIYTLDVFFDIYNMYPPYTSLHSLEIKNLKIKNILFDINNDNFKNLKFLNISNNYLNNINNIGPLDNLKVLILNNNKHINENSFIGENDRNVLNSFESLEELDISFCILSKTSFLKKCMNLKNLKKLNLEGNNINSIKYLENLCNLKHLNLSNNKISKVCYDSFPRSLESLNVSNNLIRNLSPFSILENLEMLDLRVNRIDNIEEFKYLKNLNNLKTLYLNGNRKIKEQFVIIKNMLNQIENFDDKIMKEQNSTTLQQSEEKKELNRINKETNKTNFIVTYQTRNENKFHSKNKVKTVGHYSPCFCVCFWWCFPNEKKLSFYTKLQGFVKKKDSFAERVKMDSFTVIGKKANSSGNN